From the genome of Ignavibacteria bacterium:
AGGAATTATTCTTGGAATGATTGCTTCACTTCTCAAAATGCAATTTGAGACGTTTTCGTGGGTGGGTTTTTATGTACTGAAAGGAAATGAACTTGTTGTTGGTCCTTTTCAAGGAAAACCTCCTTGTATTCGTATTGAAGTTGGCAAAGGAGTTTGCGGAACTGTTGCTCAAGAAAAAAAAACTCTCATTGTCTCTGATGTAGATGCGTTTCCCGAACATATTCGTTGCGATGCGGATTCGCGTTCGGAAATTGTTGTTCCTCTCTTTCAGAATAATACACTCTACGGCGTGCTTGATATTGACAGTTTTCGTTTGAATAATTTTGACGAAACGGATAAAGTTTATCTTGAAGAAATTTGTCGAAACATAACAACGCTATTATGAAAATACGCGCGCATCGCAACATTGCGTTAGTTACCGGCGGAGCGAGAAGATTGGGAAAATATATTTCTCTTGCGCTTGCGGAAAACGGATTTGACGTTGTCGTGAATTTCAAAACATCGCGTCGAGATGCGTTGAAAACGAAAAAAGAAATTGAAACATTAGGAAAACAATGTTTGCTTGTTCAAGCAGATGTATCAAACAGCCGTGACGTTGCACGGATGTTCACCAGCATTAAAAAAACATTTGGAAGAATAGATGTTGTCGTGAATAACGCAGGAATATTTGAACCGTCGAACCTTTTTTCAACAACAGAACAACGGTGGGAGAAAACACTGGCAACCAATTTGAAAAGTGTGTTTCTTGTTTCAAAAGCAGCAGCAGAAATTTTTCAACGACAGAACAGCGGAACAATTCTGAACATCAGTTCAGTCGGCGGGATAAAAGCGTGGAAAGGATTTCTTGCGTATTCCGTAGCGAAGGCGGGGGTCATTCAACTTACGAAAATCCTTGCGAGAGAACTTGCGCCGTATGTTCGCGTTAATGCAATCGCTCCGGGGACAATTGCGATGAGCGAAGATGATAATTCTTATTTTGACAACGCCAATGTTATTCCCATGAACCGATATGGCGTTCCTTCCGATATAACGTCGCTTGTCGTCTATCTTGCAACAACTTCTCAAT
Proteins encoded in this window:
- a CDS encoding GAF domain-containing protein codes for the protein MIASLLKMQFETFSWVGFYVLKGNELVVGPFQGKPPCIRIEVGKGVCGTVAQEKKTLIVSDVDAFPEHIRCDADSRSEIVVPLFQNNTLYGVLDIDSFRLNNFDETDKVYLEEICRNITTLL
- a CDS encoding SDR family oxidoreductase; the encoded protein is MKIRAHRNIALVTGGARRLGKYISLALAENGFDVVVNFKTSRRDALKTKKEIETLGKQCLLVQADVSNSRDVARMFTSIKKTFGRIDVVVNNAGIFEPSNLFSTTEQRWEKTLATNLKSVFLVSKAAAEIFQRQNSGTILNISSVGGIKAWKGFLAYSVAKAGVIQLTKILARELAPYVRVNAIAPGTIAMSEDDNSYFDNANVIPMNRYGVPSDITSLVVYLATTSQYITGQTFAVDGGKSIL